The following coding sequences are from one Paenibacillus tundrae window:
- a CDS encoding fumarylacetoacetate hydrolase family protein yields MKLVTIEHEGQEHAAFLTDRGVIPLTWLNEKQNTDWHTDLFTLLQNKQLQALRDWYVSGGQESLAALPALPIDAVSYRALYRRPGKMIGVGMNYLAKAIELSGRPPEDEPVIFLKPDTSLIGSGEAILLPHGAGQVTAEAELAIVIGQKCRNVSEDEAMNYVAGYTTSLDMTAKEIHARNPRFMQRAKSFDTFLSLGSSLSTPDEYVDLPNLKVETVRNGEVVHHNTVSQMIFSPAYLISFLSHVMTLHPGDIILTGTPGSVVIDAGDQVECRITGLKTLSNAVENGIS; encoded by the coding sequence ATGAAACTAGTAACAATTGAACATGAAGGACAGGAGCACGCAGCGTTCCTGACAGATCGTGGCGTGATTCCACTGACTTGGCTGAATGAGAAACAAAACACAGATTGGCATACAGACCTTTTCACACTACTGCAAAACAAACAACTGCAGGCTCTGCGAGACTGGTACGTTAGTGGTGGACAGGAGAGCCTGGCCGCTCTTCCTGCTCTGCCGATCGACGCTGTATCTTACCGCGCGTTATACCGCCGACCTGGCAAAATGATTGGGGTTGGCATGAACTACCTGGCCAAAGCTATCGAGCTGTCGGGACGCCCTCCCGAGGATGAGCCTGTCATCTTTCTCAAACCCGACACGTCGCTGATTGGCTCTGGTGAAGCGATCCTTCTGCCGCATGGAGCTGGACAGGTCACGGCAGAGGCAGAACTAGCGATCGTCATTGGACAGAAATGCAGAAATGTTAGCGAGGACGAAGCTATGAATTATGTAGCTGGTTATACCACTTCTCTCGATATGACGGCTAAGGAGATTCATGCACGCAATCCTCGTTTTATGCAAAGAGCCAAAAGCTTCGACACGTTCCTAAGCCTCGGCTCTTCCCTCTCCACTCCTGACGAATACGTTGATCTGCCTAATCTTAAGGTTGAAACTGTGCGGAATGGCGAGGTCGTACACCACAACACCGTTAGCCAGATGATCTTCTCGCCCGCATACTTGATCTCTTTCCTTTCACATGTGATGACATTACATCCGGGAGATATCATTCTGACAGGCACGCCTGGTTCAGTCGTGATTGATGCTGGTGATCAGGTGGAATGCCGGATTACTGGACTGAAAACATTGAGCAATGCGGTGGAAAACGGAATCTCTTAG
- the allC gene encoding allantoate deiminase: protein MIIKQPKPSALSEQVENMIEWLASHGKDEQNGVSRLLYDPAWIAAQRAIAAKMNDLGLQVHYDDVGNLFGHAAGRDPEARVVLTGSHVDTVIGGGKYDGAYGIVAALIAVEHLLTQYGQPLKPIEVVSLCEEEGSRFPMTYWGSGNITGAKSREAIHNLKDASGMLFEQAMYNVGFGLGQHPQPQRSDLECFIELHIEQGQVLEREKKSIGVVSHIVGQRRYDITVHGESNHAGTTPMKWRHDAMFTTAELIRILMLRANSHEDGLVATVGRLDAKPNVGNVIAREVTFSLDVRHSDTETIRTFCEECFNDFETIAAQHGTRITFRKWMDEPPVAMDSALNAATESILKREGISYQVMTSGAGHDSQVFGTYCPTALLFVPSRGGISHSPAEFTDTEDLQRGVSLLIDLLHQLAY from the coding sequence TTGATAATCAAACAACCGAAGCCGTCTGCCTTATCCGAGCAGGTCGAAAACATGATTGAATGGCTGGCTTCACATGGCAAAGATGAGCAGAATGGCGTGAGCCGTCTGCTCTATGACCCAGCTTGGATCGCGGCCCAACGAGCTATTGCAGCCAAAATGAACGACCTCGGGCTACAGGTGCACTACGATGATGTTGGTAACTTGTTCGGGCATGCAGCTGGACGTGACCCCGAGGCACGGGTTGTACTGACCGGATCTCATGTTGATACAGTTATAGGGGGCGGAAAATACGACGGAGCCTACGGAATCGTCGCTGCGCTAATTGCCGTGGAACATTTGCTAACGCAATACGGGCAGCCACTTAAACCCATTGAGGTTGTCTCACTCTGTGAAGAAGAGGGAAGCCGCTTCCCGATGACCTATTGGGGTTCAGGTAATATCACCGGCGCCAAAAGCCGCGAAGCTATTCATAATTTAAAAGACGCGAGCGGTATGCTGTTTGAACAAGCGATGTACAATGTCGGGTTCGGATTAGGACAGCATCCACAGCCCCAACGAAGTGACCTTGAATGTTTTATCGAATTGCATATTGAGCAAGGCCAAGTATTGGAACGAGAGAAGAAATCAATCGGTGTTGTCAGTCATATCGTTGGACAACGCCGCTACGATATCACCGTGCATGGCGAGAGCAATCATGCGGGCACTACCCCAATGAAGTGGCGGCATGATGCTATGTTTACCACAGCTGAGTTGATTCGAATATTAATGCTCCGAGCGAATTCACATGAAGACGGATTGGTAGCCACAGTTGGACGATTAGATGCCAAACCCAACGTCGGTAATGTCATTGCACGCGAAGTCACCTTCAGCCTAGATGTACGTCACAGTGACACAGAGACCATTCGAACATTTTGCGAGGAATGCTTCAATGATTTCGAGACTATCGCAGCCCAACACGGAACACGCATCACTTTCCGTAAGTGGATGGATGAACCTCCAGTTGCAATGGATTCAGCACTGAACGCGGCGACTGAGAGCATTTTAAAGCGTGAAGGTATTTCATACCAAGTGATGACCAGTGGCGCGGGACATGATTCACAAGTATTCGGAACGTATTGTCCGACAGCACTGTTATTTGTACCAAGCCGAGGCGGCATTAGCCACTCCCCCGCAGAGTTTACCGATACAGAAGATTTGCAGCGCGGTGTAAGCCTGCTGATCGACCTACTACATCAATTGGCATATTAA
- a CDS encoding uracil/xanthine transporter, protein MNNIIRLRSGLAGLQWLFFLFTNTVVIPITVGAAFGLPQDKIQFLIQCSFVLTGLACVIQAALGHQRSVMEGQSGLWWGVILSLSAAAPSLGISLTELGGSLAVGIMISGVITILIGICGLAVPLSKLFTPGVMAVFMFLLGCRLNMIFLEGMLGISSGSSTEAPTIQPAVFLLAAAVAVFIAVLSVKARPAIGQYALLIGILGGWALYTLIFGRDSGTSSAGTIDMGWFPLGDPWHGLNTGVVMIAIIAGLVNASNTFGALKGTDHIYEQEASAKQYRRSFTISGVLAVLSGLLGLVPYAPYVSSVGFLQQTRIRDRLPFVIGGLLFAGIGLIPVISSALTQLPLSIGSAVLLVTYLRLLGSSLQYFSQIRMDAANLYRTAAPLFVGVIVMGLPSEYFASLPPLLRPLLGNGLLIGILLALVLDRLRYGSSQQDQTPASNKVRRLVAPTSDHSGRTLNSNLNPKGEQS, encoded by the coding sequence ATGAACAATATCATCAGACTTCGCTCCGGGCTCGCCGGACTGCAGTGGCTCTTTTTCTTATTTACAAATACAGTCGTTATTCCAATTACAGTCGGGGCGGCGTTTGGATTACCGCAAGACAAAATCCAATTCTTAATTCAATGCTCGTTTGTCCTTACAGGCCTCGCCTGTGTGATACAAGCAGCACTTGGACATCAAAGATCTGTCATGGAAGGACAGTCAGGTTTGTGGTGGGGTGTTATTCTGAGCCTCAGCGCGGCTGCACCTTCGCTTGGTATCTCACTAACGGAGCTGGGTGGCAGTCTAGCCGTGGGTATCATGATCTCAGGTGTCATCACTATTCTAATCGGCATCTGCGGACTCGCCGTTCCATTATCGAAGTTGTTTACACCAGGCGTGATGGCTGTATTTATGTTTCTTCTCGGTTGCCGACTGAACATGATTTTTCTTGAGGGAATGCTCGGAATCTCCTCGGGATCTTCGACCGAAGCACCAACAATTCAACCAGCCGTTTTTCTGTTAGCAGCAGCCGTGGCCGTTTTCATCGCAGTCTTATCTGTAAAAGCCCGACCTGCGATTGGTCAGTATGCCTTACTCATTGGAATTCTGGGTGGATGGGCGCTATACACACTCATCTTCGGCAGAGATAGCGGAACCTCCAGCGCAGGAACAATTGACATGGGTTGGTTCCCTCTCGGTGATCCATGGCATGGCCTGAACACAGGTGTTGTCATGATTGCGATCATCGCCGGTCTGGTCAATGCCTCGAATACATTCGGCGCACTGAAGGGAACAGATCACATTTACGAACAAGAAGCTTCTGCCAAGCAGTACAGACGCTCATTTACTATTAGCGGTGTGCTTGCGGTTCTGTCGGGACTACTAGGGCTTGTACCCTACGCTCCCTACGTTTCATCTGTAGGTTTTCTGCAACAGACCCGTATTCGAGACCGACTTCCGTTTGTCATTGGCGGTCTACTATTCGCAGGAATCGGTCTGATTCCGGTGATCAGCAGTGCGCTTACCCAACTGCCGCTCAGCATCGGGAGTGCTGTCTTATTAGTAACATATCTGCGACTACTCGGTTCATCACTGCAGTATTTCAGCCAGATTCGAATGGATGCAGCAAATTTGTACCGGACAGCAGCACCTCTTTTCGTGGGAGTCATCGTGATGGGATTGCCATCCGAATATTTTGCCTCCTTGCCACCGCTGCTACGTCCGCTACTCGGAAACGGTCTGCTCATTGGCATTTTGCTTGCACTAGTGTTGGATCGACTTCGCTACGGTTCATCCCAGCAGGATCAGACACCAGCTTCGAACAAGGTTCGAAGACTTGTGGCTCCAACATCCGATCACTCAGGACGCACACTCAATTCCAATTTGAATCCGAAAGGAGAACAGTCATGA
- a CDS encoding pyridoxal-phosphate-dependent aminotransferase family protein encodes MTKYREIHAPLRTIMTPGPVEVDPRVLRAMATPILGQFDPAFTQMMNETMDMLRQTFQTKNQWAFPVDGTSRSGLEAVLCSLIEPGDKVLVPIFGRFGHLLTEIAERHGAELHLMECPWGEVFDQQAVIDEVKRVQPKIVAIVHGETSTGCMQPLDLIGPACRELGVLTVVDAVASIGGAPVKVDEWQLDAVIGGTQKCISVPSGMAPVTYNERVEQILASRKKVERGVALDSDRRDVAHPIRSNYFDLSQLQDYWGPRRLNHHTEATSMLYALREGLRILLDEGLEERFERHKLHEKALMAGIRGMGLELFNDVAWKLPVVTCVKIPQGVDGESVRNMLLHQFGIEIASSFGPLHGQIWRIGTMGYSCRKENVLFVLSALEAVLIRHNAPIVIGRGVQEALNIYE; translated from the coding sequence ATGACGAAGTACCGGGAAATCCATGCACCACTGAGAACTATTATGACACCAGGACCAGTCGAAGTAGATCCGAGAGTCCTGCGAGCAATGGCAACACCGATTCTGGGTCAATTCGATCCAGCGTTCACGCAAATGATGAACGAGACGATGGATATGTTAAGACAAACGTTCCAAACGAAGAACCAATGGGCTTTCCCGGTTGACGGCACTTCCCGTTCAGGACTGGAAGCGGTGTTGTGCAGCCTAATTGAACCTGGTGACAAAGTGCTCGTTCCCATCTTCGGTCGCTTCGGTCATCTGCTGACAGAAATCGCTGAGCGCCACGGTGCCGAGCTGCATCTGATGGAATGTCCTTGGGGAGAAGTATTCGACCAACAGGCTGTAATCGATGAGGTTAAACGGGTACAACCGAAAATTGTAGCTATTGTACACGGCGAAACTTCTACAGGCTGCATGCAACCACTGGATCTAATTGGCCCAGCTTGCCGCGAGCTCGGTGTGCTGACAGTCGTCGATGCGGTTGCCTCCATTGGCGGTGCGCCAGTCAAAGTAGATGAGTGGCAGCTCGATGCCGTTATCGGCGGCACACAAAAGTGCATATCCGTACCATCCGGTATGGCGCCAGTTACGTACAACGAGCGGGTAGAACAGATTCTGGCAAGCCGGAAAAAGGTAGAGCGCGGTGTCGCACTAGACAGTGACCGTCGAGACGTTGCACACCCGATTCGTAGCAACTACTTTGATCTGAGTCAGTTGCAGGACTACTGGGGACCACGTCGTCTGAACCATCATACCGAAGCAACGTCGATGCTATACGCGTTACGCGAGGGGCTACGTATCCTGCTAGACGAAGGGCTCGAAGAGCGCTTCGAGCGCCATAAGTTACATGAAAAAGCATTGATGGCAGGCATCCGCGGCATGGGGCTAGAATTATTTAACGATGTCGCTTGGAAGCTACCTGTGGTAACTTGCGTGAAGATTCCACAAGGCGTTGATGGTGAATCTGTACGTAACATGCTACTTCATCAGTTCGGCATTGAGATTGCCAGCTCATTCGGCCCACTACATGGGCAGATTTGGAGAATCGGTACGATGGGTTATAGCTGCCGCAAGGAAAACGTACTATTCGTACTATCCGCACTGGAAGCCGTGCTCATTCGGCATAATGCTCCGATTGTCATCGGGCGCGGCGTACAAGAAGCACTTAACATCTATGAGTAA
- a CDS encoding PucR family transcriptional regulator, producing the protein MKMSELLKLPVFDGTIIVAGATGLNREVHTVNMMDAPDIIPYLRKNELLITTAFHFKDDLPALLELIGEMSRQDCTGLGIKSKRYLGNIPESAIKLANELHFPLMELPVDPSLGDIVNKSLSHILDVQTTELHNAIQTHRQFTQQIMSGQGIPKLLDQLSALLRLPVLLLGPYLQPIYGRFSTTTAAHIEALLSGGGHFHVAPSVFSAFSLLSEKRETLTLFPVYTHRQLHFLCIEGLVTPSERSNILTIEQATNVIAFELMKDNALKQNRRRIQNEFFTNFIGGAFSSSEEIASRGREFGLSSEQRYLCAVGKFDGADKTISFMQYKAEQDRIAEHLEGELIHFRYPLHLFTHDRAYVLLMPLVEEWKTVKPFFVALLERLQGKIAIHYGSELSFGFSSYAQPLAQIPVSYKEANEALYFGGIAGKTRFIEMYQPKEVPEILRMIPYEHLHKFYADTMQGFEDETIKDHHMLLHTLSVYLETHCHLAETAKRLYIHRNTVIYRLEKCEEIIGRSLKDPEETLRLRMAFRIKALLPKEGIAEG; encoded by the coding sequence ATGAAAATGAGTGAGCTACTGAAGCTGCCGGTTTTTGACGGAACCATCATTGTCGCAGGAGCAACGGGTTTGAACAGGGAAGTTCATACAGTCAACATGATGGATGCCCCGGATATCATTCCATACCTGAGAAAGAATGAATTACTCATTACGACAGCTTTTCACTTTAAAGACGATCTGCCAGCTCTGCTTGAACTAATCGGGGAGATGAGTCGCCAAGACTGTACTGGGCTTGGTATCAAAAGCAAACGTTACCTCGGCAACATTCCTGAATCAGCAATTAAGCTAGCTAACGAGCTGCATTTTCCTTTGATGGAGTTGCCTGTCGATCCTTCGCTCGGCGATATTGTTAACAAATCACTAAGTCATATCCTCGATGTACAAACTACTGAGCTGCATAATGCCATACAGACTCACCGACAGTTCACCCAGCAGATTATGAGCGGCCAAGGCATCCCGAAGTTGCTGGATCAGTTGTCCGCTTTACTTCGCTTACCGGTTCTTCTGCTAGGTCCTTACCTTCAACCCATCTATGGTCGATTCTCCACGACCACCGCAGCGCATATTGAAGCATTGTTGTCTGGCGGAGGGCATTTTCACGTAGCACCATCCGTTTTCTCAGCATTCTCTCTATTGAGTGAGAAGCGAGAAACACTGACATTGTTTCCGGTGTATACCCATAGACAATTACATTTTCTTTGTATAGAAGGCTTAGTTACGCCGTCTGAACGTTCGAATATTTTGACCATAGAACAGGCGACTAACGTGATTGCGTTTGAACTCATGAAGGATAATGCGCTCAAGCAGAATCGCCGCCGCATCCAGAACGAATTTTTTACTAATTTCATTGGTGGCGCATTCTCCAGTAGTGAGGAGATCGCGAGTCGGGGGCGTGAATTCGGATTGTCCAGCGAGCAGCGATATCTCTGTGCAGTTGGCAAATTCGATGGCGCAGATAAAACCATCTCTTTCATGCAATATAAGGCTGAACAGGATCGGATTGCCGAACATCTTGAAGGGGAACTGATCCATTTTCGATATCCATTACATTTGTTCACTCACGATCGCGCCTACGTGCTATTAATGCCGCTGGTGGAGGAGTGGAAAACAGTTAAACCTTTCTTTGTCGCACTGCTAGAGCGTCTTCAGGGTAAGATTGCTATCCATTACGGATCGGAGCTATCGTTTGGCTTCAGTAGCTATGCTCAGCCGCTTGCTCAGATCCCTGTTTCATACAAAGAGGCCAATGAAGCTCTATACTTTGGTGGAATTGCGGGCAAAACGCGTTTTATCGAGATGTATCAGCCGAAGGAAGTTCCTGAGATTTTACGTATGATCCCCTACGAGCACCTCCACAAATTCTATGCCGATACGATGCAGGGATTCGAGGATGAGACGATTAAGGATCATCATATGCTGCTCCATACGTTATCTGTTTATCTGGAAACGCATTGTCATCTGGCTGAAACAGCGAAACGACTTTACATCCATCGCAACACAGTGATTTATCGGTTAGAGAAATGCGAGGAGATCATCGGTCGCAGTCTGAAAGATCCAGAAGAAACATTGCGTCTACGTATGGCATTCCGAATCAAGGCACTATTGCCAAAGGAAGGGATCGCAGAGGGGTGA
- a CDS encoding alpha/beta hydrolase, whose translation MALIKCDFYSDTLGLSTSMHVILPQQTHTQIGMQNVTGHGLHPTLYLLHGLSDDDSIWLRRTSIERYVANLGIAVVMPQVHRSFYTDMAEGGRYWTFISEELPTLARSFFPLSHQREDNFVAGLSMGGYGAFKLALRKPEQYAAAASLSGALDMAAHLNNTEGSALQQAEMQRIFGSNMTGSENDLLHLLQESQQSQSVRPLLYQCCGTEDFLYEDNQTFRKACELTDFQLTYEEEAGAHEWGYWDAKIQDVLKWLPLSKRD comes from the coding sequence ATGGCACTTATTAAATGTGATTTTTATTCGGACACACTTGGACTAAGCACGAGTATGCATGTTATTTTGCCACAACAGACGCATACTCAGATCGGCATGCAGAATGTGACAGGGCACGGATTACACCCTACCCTCTACTTGTTACACGGTCTTTCGGACGATGATTCCATCTGGCTGCGTAGAACCTCCATCGAACGTTATGTTGCTAACCTCGGTATTGCCGTTGTTATGCCACAGGTTCACCGCAGCTTCTACACGGACATGGCTGAAGGCGGACGTTACTGGACATTTATTAGCGAAGAACTGCCCACACTCGCCCGCTCCTTCTTCCCACTATCACACCAACGTGAAGATAACTTCGTTGCTGGCCTTTCCATGGGTGGTTACGGTGCGTTCAAGCTGGCGCTTCGTAAACCAGAGCAATATGCGGCTGCTGCTAGTTTATCGGGTGCACTCGATATGGCTGCTCACCTGAACAACACTGAAGGATCTGCATTGCAGCAGGCTGAAATGCAACGGATTTTCGGGTCAAATATGACGGGATCAGAGAACGATCTGCTTCATCTGCTACAGGAAAGTCAGCAAAGTCAAAGCGTAAGACCGTTACTCTATCAGTGTTGTGGAACGGAAGACTTTCTCTATGAGGACAATCAGACCTTCAGAAAAGCCTGCGAGCTGACAGACTTCCAGCTAACATACGAGGAAGAAGCAGGTGCACATGAATGGGGTTATTGGGATGCGAAGATTCAAGACGTATTAAAATGGCTTCCTTTGTCCAAACGAGACTAG
- a CDS encoding amidase family protein, producing MRSHANQSKGFKPGTETEAEITSVSQDQWGAFVDATVQIPSTGTGELDGLTFAVKDVFDIQGVTSGAGNPDWLRTHEAADSTAPVLLSLLASGARLTGTTQTDELMYSLNGENAHYGTPINPLAPDRIPGGSSSGSAVAAAAGLVDFAIGTDTGGSVRIPSSYCGLFGFRPTHGAISAEGVIPLARSFDTVGWMSQSSKILLDVGKVLLKNKSVSLQDAELSVEANAISGAYDASNVKPTFSRFLIADEAWSLPEENDRSTLLAKLYELPNWKQGTTSVQLTAPTESLADWSAAFRALQGLEIAHEHSDWLIKERPTFGPGIAERFEWACTLEASAHTTESDLRTRIRSSLVELLGEDGLLAIPTAPGPAPLLGLQGAQAEAYRAKTMQLSCIAGLTGLPQVTVPVIREDGLPIGLSFIGGVNTDLKLLRWMAEHFIDEVRG from the coding sequence ATGAGAAGTCATGCGAATCAATCGAAGGGGTTCAAACCGGGTACAGAAACAGAGGCAGAGATCACTTCGGTAAGTCAGGATCAATGGGGAGCATTTGTGGATGCCACGGTTCAGATACCTTCTACCGGAACGGGCGAGCTTGACGGGCTGACGTTCGCGGTGAAAGACGTCTTTGATATTCAAGGTGTAACCAGTGGAGCTGGTAATCCGGACTGGCTTCGAACACATGAAGCTGCTGATTCCACTGCTCCCGTGCTGTTATCTTTATTAGCCAGCGGCGCAAGACTCACAGGCACAACGCAGACGGACGAATTGATGTACAGCCTGAATGGGGAAAATGCCCACTATGGTACACCCATCAATCCCCTCGCGCCAGATCGAATACCAGGCGGATCATCAAGTGGTTCAGCCGTTGCAGCTGCGGCGGGTCTGGTCGATTTTGCTATAGGCACAGACACAGGTGGTTCCGTTCGTATTCCATCATCCTACTGCGGTCTATTTGGCTTCCGGCCAACGCACGGAGCTATATCTGCGGAAGGGGTCATCCCGCTCGCACGTAGCTTCGATACGGTTGGCTGGATGAGCCAGTCTTCGAAGATTCTGTTAGACGTGGGCAAGGTATTGTTGAAAAATAAATCGGTATCTCTTCAAGATGCTGAATTGAGCGTAGAAGCGAATGCCATAAGCGGTGCATATGACGCATCCAATGTTAAACCAACATTCTCGCGTTTCCTCATTGCAGATGAAGCTTGGAGTCTACCAGAGGAAAACGATCGTTCAACCTTACTTGCAAAGCTGTACGAACTCCCCAACTGGAAGCAGGGCACCACTTCAGTCCAATTAACAGCACCTACGGAGAGCTTGGCGGACTGGTCGGCAGCGTTCCGCGCTCTTCAAGGGTTAGAAATTGCCCATGAACATAGCGATTGGTTGATAAAAGAACGTCCAACATTCGGCCCTGGTATCGCAGAACGATTTGAATGGGCTTGTACACTGGAGGCGTCTGCACACACCACCGAGAGTGACCTACGCACTCGTATCCGGAGTAGCCTTGTCGAACTGCTCGGCGAAGATGGACTTCTGGCAATTCCGACTGCTCCTGGCCCTGCTCCACTGCTTGGGCTACAAGGTGCGCAAGCCGAGGCTTATCGAGCAAAGACCATGCAACTCTCTTGTATCGCAGGGCTTACGGGTCTACCTCAGGTTACCGTGCCAGTCATTCGTGAGGATGGACTGCCCATCGGGCTATCCTTTATTGGTGGTGTCAATACCGATCTTAAGCTACTACGCTGGATGGCAGAACATTTCATAGATGAGGTGCGCGGATGA